The genome window CTCTAAAGTTACTAATCCTGAATTCGGTATAAGAAAACATCAACCCATAGCTTGCAAAGTAACCTTAAGGGGCGAAAGAGCAGATAAAGCTATTAAAATGATATTAGATGGTATAGGTAACAAACTGAAATCAAGACAGTTTGATGCTCAGGGTAATGTTTCATTTGGAATAAATGAACATATTGATATCCCTGGAATGAGGTATGATCCAGATATTGGTATTTTTGGAATGAACTTATCAATTACCTTTGAAAAACCAGGATACCGAATCAAAAGAAGGAAAATTCAACGGAAAAAAATCCCAGCTAAACACATGGTAAAAAAAGAAGAAACCATGAAATTTATGCAGGAAAAATTCCAGGTTAAGATTGTTTAAGGGTGAGATTTATGCCAAGAAAATACGGAAAGGCATCCAGAAAATGTTCAAGATGCGGAGATCACTCTGCTCTGGTTAGAAGATACGGGCTCATGTTATGTAGACAGTGCTTCAGAGAACTCGCACCGAAAATCGGATTTAAAAAGTACAACTAGTACAGGAAAGAGGTGTTTAATGTGACTCTTATGGATCCTCTCGCAAATGCCCTGACTAATATGCGAAACAATGAGTTGCAGGGAAATGGAAAATGTAATATTTCCCCTGCTTCTAAATTGATAGGGCGAGTCTTAAGGACTATGCAAAAAGAAGGCTACATTGGTGAATTTGAATATGTAGATGACGGCAAAGCTGGAAAGTTCATAGTGGACTTAGAAGGTAATATTAACCAATGTGGGGTTGTAAAACCTAGACATGCCGTTAAGAAAGATGAATTTGAAAAATTCGAAAAAAGATACTTGCCAGCTAAAAATTTCGGAATAATTATTGTTACCACCCCTCAGGGAATAATGACCCACAAAGAAGCTAAAGAAAAGGGTATTGGTGGCAGATTACTGGCATATATATATTAGGTGATATGATGGTTCTCGCAGCTGTAATTCGGGAAGAAATTGAAGTCCCGGAAGGTGTAAATATTACCCTAAATGATGAGGTAAATGTTAATGGGCCTCAAGGAAAACTTTCCAGGAAGTTCATTTACCCAAACATCACCATAAAACAAGAAGAAGATAAAGTAGTCCTGGAAACTCAGTTTCCTAAAAAACAGGATAAAGCAATGATAGGCACTATCCGTTCACATATCACTAATATGATTCATGGTGTAACTGATGGATTTACTTATCATATGAAAATTGTATACGCTCACTTTCCTATGACTGTTAAAGTGACTGGAAATAAGGTCATGATTGAAAACTTCCTTGGGGAAAGATATCCTCGTACTGCTAAAATAGTGGGAAGTGCAAAAGTCCAAGTAAAAGGTGAAGAAGTAACAATTACGGGCATTAATAAGGAAGATGTGGGTCAAACCATGGCTAATCTGGAACAAGCCACTAAAATTAAGGGAAGAGATCCCAGGGTTTTCCAGGATGGTATTTACCTTATTAGTAAAGAATAGGGCTATTGAAAACTTATCGGTGATTTGAATGAAGAAAAAATTCAAAAGGCAAGAATATGCCAGATATAAAAAGCTTGGTCAAAAGTGGAGAAGGGCCCGGGGAAAAACCAGTAAAATGAGGAGATATGAAAAGGGTAAACCTGCCATGCCTACTGTTGGTTATGGATCTCCAAAAGCTACAAGAGGTTTGCATCCTTCTGGTTATCAAGATATTCTTGTTTGTAATGTAAAAGAATTGGAAAAATTAGATCCTAGTATTCAAGCAGGAAGAATTAGTTCCACTGTTGGAAAAAGAAAAAAGGAAATGATGTTATTAAAAGCAAAAGAACTTGGCATTAAAATATTTAACAAATAATGCCCAGTTTTTGAGCTATGTCCATAATTGGAATTTAATATAATTATAAAAATAATTATAAAAATTTAAATAAAATCTTGTAAAATACATTGATTATAATTTAAATCATTAATTCAAAATTATAGAATAAATTATTGGACATATGGATTTGGTTAAAGGGAAATTTAAATAATTTCAGTGCATTGAATCTGTGATTAACATGATTTTTGATAATTATGGTTTCAATGGTACTCATGTTAAAACCAATCCAATGAAATGCGTTGCATTTCATGATAAAGGGTATACTTGAATCTAATGGATAATATGTAATTAAATGGATTAATATTAATTATTATATTAATAAATTCATGTTTCAAGTCATTTTATCAGCTCAACGCTGAAAAAGGAGGTTTCTTAAATGAATCTTACTACTCAGAAAAGATTAGCTGCAGATATCCTGAAAGTAGGGGTAAATCGTGTATGGATTGATCCTGAACAAATAGAAGAAGTTTCACGGGCCATAACCAGGGAAAGCGTGAAGCAGCTAATAGACAACAAGGTAATTAGGGCTAAACCTCAACAAGGTATAAGCAGTTACAGGTCAAAGAAAATAGCCCAGCAAAAAAGCAAGGGAAGAAGAAAAGGTAGAGGTAGTATAAAAGGAGCAAAAGGTGCTCGAAGACCCAAGAAAGAAGCTTGGATGACTACCATAAGGGCCCTGAGAAAGGACCTTAAACAGATGAGAGACGACCGGGAAATTAATACTACTACGTATCGTAAACTCTACAGAATGGCAAAGGGCGGTGCCTTCAGAAGTAAATCTTACATGAAAACCTATGCCCGGGATCATGACTTGCTCAGGAAGTAGGAGGAATTAAGTTGGCACACGGATCAAGATATAAAGTAGCATTTAGAAGAAGAAGAGAAGGAAAAACTGATTATCATGCCAGATTAAGATTAATCGATCTTGACAAGTCAAGACTGGTTGTCAGAATTTCAAATAATCACGTTATTGCTCAAATAATCAATGTGGCAGAATCTGGTGATGAGACTGTTGTTTCAGCTCATTCCAAAGAACTACAAAGATTAGGATGGTTGGCTGGAACTAAAAATACTTCAGCAGCTTATTTAACCGGTTACTTATGTGCTAAAAAAGCTTTAAGTAACGGTGTTGAAGCAGCTGTTTTAGATATTGGTTTAAAACCAGCAATCAAAGGCTCAAAAGTTTTTGCAGCTCTTAAAGGTGCATCTGATGCAGGTTTACATGTTCCTCATGGGGAATCTATTCTCCCTGATGAGAGCAGAATAACCGGTGAACACATAGCGGAATATGCTAAGTCTTTAGATGAAGAAGAGCTCAAGAAAAAGTTCTCCCAATATTTAGATAAAGGACTTTCACCAGTTGATTTACCTGATCACTTTGAAGATATGAAGAAAAAGATTGACGAGGCTGAGGTATAATCATGAACTATAACAAAGAAGAGTGGGAGCCTAAAACTAATTTAGGACGCTTAGTTAAGGAAGGAGTAATTACTGATATCGACGAGATATTTGAAAAAGGACTTCCTATAATGGAGCTAGAAATCGTAGATAAGCTTCTCCCAGATCTAGAAGAAGAAGTTATGGATGTTAACCTGGTTCAAAGGATGCATAAATCCGGAAGAAAAGTTAACTTCCGAGTTATCGTAGCTGTTGGAAATAAAGACGGTTATGTTGGATTAGGTCAAGGTAAAGCTAGAGAAGTTGGACCTGCTATCAGAAAAGCTGTTGATGACGCTAAATATAACATAATTAAAGTTAGAAGAGGCTGCGGAGACTGGGGTTGTGTTTGTGGAAGAGAACACACAGTTCCATTCAAAGTGTCTGGAAAAAGCGGAAGTGTCAGGGTTACTATAATGCCTGCTCCTGGAGGAGTAGGACTGGCTATAGGAAATGTTGGAAAAACCATCATGAAACTTGCTGGAATAGATGATCTATGGTCCCAAACCAGCGGTCAAACCCAGACTACAGTTAACTTTGCCAGTGCAACCTTTGATGCATTAAAACAGTTGAGCAGAGTCAAAGCCCAGAAAAAAGATTTAAAAAATCTGGGTGTTTGTACCAGCTAATAACAGTTAAATGGTGATAATATGCTAGCAGTAGTAAGGGTAAGAGGTACTGTCGGTGTCAAAAAAGACATCGCAGCTACCATGGATATGTTAAGACTCACCAGGATTAATCACGCCGTTCTAATCAATGAAAACCCAAGTTACAAGGGAATGCTCTTGAAATCTAAGGATTATATAACTTGGGGTGAAATTGATCTAGAAACTTTAACTCAACTCATTACAAAAAGAGGACGAGTTGCTGGTGGAGACAAAATCACTGATGAATATATAAAGGAAAATACTGAATATTCTTCTATTGAAGAATTTGCTAAGGCAGTTCTCGAATCTGAAATAACATTAGAGGATGCTAATATAAAGCAAGTATTCAGATTACACCCTCCAAGAAAAGGATACGAAGGCGTTAAAACTGCTTTCCAAGAAGGTGGAAGTCTAGGATACAGAAAAGAAGAAATTAGGGCACTCATCAAAAAGATGGTGTAATCCTAATTTATTATATTCAATCAATTAATCCAAATCCTGAAAATAGAAATTTTAATAGAATATTTATTATTATTAAAATTTCAATTTAATTAAAGTCCAGGAGAATTTTAAAATGATTAGAACTAAACGGAAAATAAACAAAATGAGAGGGTCCCGAACCATTGGTGGTGGCTGTTCTAAGAAACGAAGAGGAGCAGGTCACCGTGGTGGAAGAGGTATGGCTGGAAGCCACAAACACCGTTGGACTTGGATTGTAAAGTACGATCCAAAACACTTTGGAAAATATGGTTTCAAAAGACCTCAAAAATCAGTAAAAGATGTTATCCCTGTAAATTTAAGTTACTTGGATGAAAAATCAGAGCAATTACTTGAACAAGGATTGGCCAAAAAAGAGAATGATGTCATTGTAATTGATGTCACTGATCTTGGATACAACAAAGTATTAGGCCAAGGAAAAATTACTAAAGCTCTTTTAGTAAAATCCCCTGAATTCTCTGGATTAGCTGAAAAGAAAATCCAGGAAGCTGGTGGAGAATCAGTAACTCTCTAATTTTTTATTTATTTATTTTTAGTAAAATTTTTATTAAGGAGTGAATCTAATTGATAGAGAAACTACAGCCGATTTTTTCTATTTTACCCCAGGTAAAAAACCCAGAACACCGCATTTCATTTAAGGAAAAACTGAAATGGACCGCAATAATACTGGTATTATATTTTATACTCACTCAAGTCCCATTATATGGATTAAGTCCTCTTGCTGTTGATCAATTTGCTCAATTGAGAGCAGTTGTGGCAGGTAGTTTTGGATCCATTTTGACTCTGGGTATAGGACCTATTGTATCAGCATCTATTGTGTTGCAGTTGCTTGTAGGTGGTAAAATCTTAAATCTGGACCTTTCCCAGCATGAAGATAAGGCTTTGTTTCAAGGAGCTCAAAAACTTCTGGCTATCATATTTACACTTTTTGAAGCTATGGTTATGGTATTAACTGGAGCGATAGCAGCTATAGGTCCACAATATATCTGGATTCTTATATTGCAAATGACTATTGGGGGGATTTTAATAATCTTTCTAGATGAAGTTGTTTCCAAATGGGGATTTGGAAGTGGAGTTGGTCTTTTCATTGCAGCGGGTGTATCCCAAGAAATTATTGTAGGATCTTTTAATGTACTTTCTTCACCAACACAACCTGGTGTTCCTGCGGGAAAAATACCTGCATTCATATACTCATTGACCACTGGAACTCCGTCATTTGACTATTTACTTCCAGTATTTGCAGTTATTATAGTATTTTTGGTAGTAGTATATGCTGAAAGTATGAGAATAGAAATCCCATTATCTTCTGGTAGAGTTAAGGGAGCCAGAGGAAAATACCCTTTAAGATTTATATATGCTAGTAATATGCCTGTTATTTTGGCCAGTGCATTATTACTCAATGTGCAGCTATTTGCCAACATTTTCCAGAAAATTGGATACCCTATTTTAGGAACTATATCCAATGGACAAGCGGTCAGTGGTCTGGCTTATTTATTAACTCCTCCACGTAGTTTGGATATGCTAATAACCGAGCCGTTACATGTTTTAGTTTATGGTATAGTGTTTATAGCAATATGTATATTGTTTGCAGTACTTTGGGTGGAATTAAGTAATATCGGACCTAAAGCCGTTGCTAAACAACTTCATCAAATGGGAATGCAGATTCCTGGTTTTAGAAGCAGTAGAAGGCAGTTTGAAAAGATTTTACAGAAATACATACCTGCTATAACTGTACTGGGTGGTGCATTTGTAGGTCTTCTTGCCTTTGGAGCAGACCTTACCGGAGCTTTAGGTGGAGGTACTGGTGTGCTACTTACTGTGGGAATTGTTTACCGATTGTATGAAGAGATTGCACAGGAACAACTCATGGATATGCACCCTATGTTAAGAAAATTCTTAGGAGACTAACCTTATTGAGTTAACTTATTAGGAGTTATGTAAATGAAAGTAGTTGTTATTGCAGGAATTCCTGGATCTGGAAGTACTACGATTTTGGAACATGCATTAGAGAACCTTGATTATATAAATATTAATTATGGGGATGCAATGCTACAGATTGCTCAGGCAAAGGGGATTGTGGAAGATAGAGATGAATTGAGAATGCTTTCCCCGGATGTACAAAAAGAGATTCAAAAAAGTGCAGCAAAAAGTATAAGAGAAAGGTCAAAGCAAAATAACATAATCGTGGATACGCATTGCACTATTAAAACACCTGCTGGTTTTTTACCAGGGCTTCCAAAATGGGTTTTAGAAGAGCTCCAACCAGATATTTTCGTGTTAATAGAAGCAGATGCTGACGAGATTTTACTAAGAAGAATTAGTGATACTACTCGTACGCGAGACATGGAAATGTTAAAGGATATCAACCTTCACCAAGAAATGAATAGATCCGTTTCCATGGCCTATGCAGCACTTACTGGTGCAACAGTGAAAATAATTGAAAACCATAATGACCAACTGGATAATTCCGTTGCTAATATGGTGGAAACTTTAAAATAATGAGATTAAATAAAATAATTGAATTAATTAAAACTTATCTAATATAACTAAAAAAGTCATCTACTATGATTTCTTAAAAAGAGGAAATAAAAATGGTTTTTGAAAATGTGATTCAAGGAATTTATGGTGTTCTTAATTCGATTTTTTCACCAATTATTGCTATGGATCCAAATCCACATAACCCCCTATTCACAATTTTTCTGATTTCCACATTTGTGGCCTTTGTTATAACTCTGGCTAACAAATTATTGGTTGATCAAGATAAATTAGAATCAATAAAAAAAGAAATGCAAGAATTCCAACAGGAAATGAGGGAAGTTCAGAAATCTGGCGACTCTAAATCCATGGAAAAAATGCAAAAGCAACAGATGGAAATGATGGGAAAACAAAAAGACATGATGACCATGTCCTTTAAACCAATGATTGTAACTATGGTTCCCATTCTTATTGTATTCTGGTGGATGGCTCAACAGCCCCAAATTTCACACACTGTAGTAGAACTTCCTCAAATAGCATATTATGTGTTGTTAGTTCCTATTTGGCACATGTTTTATCATACCGCAGCCACTACTCCTCAGGGCCCATATATTGAATGGTTAGGATGGTATATATTATGTTCATTTGCCATGTCGCAAATATTCCGTAAGTTCATGGGCTTAAAAGGAGGAATGTAATTTTCTAATGAAATATTTTAAATTTATTAATTAATCTATTAATTTAAATTATTTTTAAATCTGAAATATTACTCATAATTATATTTTCATATGATAAATTAATATTTAGGAGAGATTAAATGCCAGCAAATAGATTTAGATCCAGATCATACAAGAGGACTTTTAAAAGGACTCCTGGTGGAAAAACAGTTTTAAGATACAAAAAGAAAAAACCCAGCAAGCACGTTTGTGGTGAGTGTGGGAAGTTACTTCATGGTGTCCCTCGAGGACGACCATATGAGATAAAAAAATTAGCAAAGACTAAAAAACGACCTAACCGACCTTACGGTGGATATTTATGTTCTGAATGTTCTCGTAAACTCTTTAAAACAGAGGCAAGGTCCTAATGATCATAACAATCGGTGGTTTAGCAGGCACTGGTACAACCACTGCTGCTAAAATACTGTCTGAAAATTTAGACATTCCTTTTGTCTCTGCAGGAGATATTTTCCGGCAGATGGCAGCTGAAAAAGGAATGGATGTATTGGAATTCAGTAAACTTGCCGAAGATGACATAAATATTGACACTGAAATTGATCATAGACAGGCTGAAATGGCTAAAAAGTCAAAAGATCTGATTGT of Methanobacteriales archaeon HGW-Methanobacteriales-1 contains these proteins:
- a CDS encoding 50S ribosomal protein L32e, yielding MKKKFKRQEYARYKKLGQKWRRARGKTSKMRRYEKGKPAMPTVGYGSPKATRGLHPSGYQDILVCNVKELEKLDPSIQAGRISSTVGKRKKEMMLLKAKELGIKIFNK
- a CDS encoding 30S ribosomal protein S8 encodes the protein MTLMDPLANALTNMRNNELQGNGKCNISPASKLIGRVLRTMQKEGYIGEFEYVDDGKAGKFIVDLEGNINQCGVVKPRHAVKKDEFEKFEKRYLPAKNFGIIIVTTPQGIMTHKEAKEKGIGGRLLAYIY
- the rpsE gene encoding 30S ribosomal protein S5; this encodes MMNYNKEEWEPKTNLGRLVKEGVITDIDEIFEKGLPIMELEIVDKLLPDLEEEVMDVNLVQRMHKSGRKVNFRVIVAVGNKDGYVGLGQGKAREVGPAIRKAVDDAKYNIIKVRRGCGDWGCVCGREHTVPFKVSGKSGSVRVTIMPAPGGVGLAIGNVGKTIMKLAGIDDLWSQTSGQTQTTVNFASATFDALKQLSRVKAQKKDLKNLGVCTS
- the rps14P gene encoding 30S ribosomal protein S14 (located in the peptidyl transferase center and involved in assembly of 30S ribosome subunit; similar to what is observed with proteins L31 and L33, some proteins in this family contain CXXC motifs that are involved in zinc binding; if two copies are present in a genome, then the duplicated copy appears to have lost the zinc-binding motif and is instead regulated by zinc; the archaeal forms appear to contain the zinc-binding motif), giving the protein MPRKYGKASRKCSRCGDHSALVRRYGLMLCRQCFRELAPKIGFKKYN
- a CDS encoding 50S ribosomal protein L5, which codes for MNPMEEVIIAKATMNIGVGEGGEQLVRAEKLLNAMTGQNSVRTYSKVTNPEFGIRKHQPIACKVTLRGERADKAIKMILDGIGNKLKSRQFDAQGNVSFGINEHIDIPGMRYDPDIGIFGMNLSITFEKPGYRIKRRKIQRKKIPAKHMVKKEETMKFMQEKFQVKIV
- a CDS encoding preprotein translocase subunit SecY, whose protein sequence is MIEKLQPIFSILPQVKNPEHRISFKEKLKWTAIILVLYFILTQVPLYGLSPLAVDQFAQLRAVVAGSFGSILTLGIGPIVSASIVLQLLVGGKILNLDLSQHEDKALFQGAQKLLAIIFTLFEAMVMVLTGAIAAIGPQYIWILILQMTIGGILIIFLDEVVSKWGFGSGVGLFIAAGVSQEIIVGSFNVLSSPTQPGVPAGKIPAFIYSLTTGTPSFDYLLPVFAVIIVFLVVVYAESMRIEIPLSSGRVKGARGKYPLRFIYASNMPVILASALLLNVQLFANIFQKIGYPILGTISNGQAVSGLAYLLTPPRSLDMLITEPLHVLVYGIVFIAICILFAVLWVELSNIGPKAVAKQLHQMGMQIPGFRSSRRQFEKILQKYIPAITVLGGAFVGLLAFGADLTGALGGGTGVLLTVGIVYRLYEEIAQEQLMDMHPMLRKFLGD
- a CDS encoding 50S ribosomal protein L6, with the translated sequence MVLAAVIREEIEVPEGVNITLNDEVNVNGPQGKLSRKFIYPNITIKQEEDKVVLETQFPKKQDKAMIGTIRSHITNMIHGVTDGFTYHMKIVYAHFPMTVKVTGNKVMIENFLGERYPRTAKIVGSAKVQVKGEEVTITGINKEDVGQTMANLEQATKIKGRDPRVFQDGIYLISKE
- a CDS encoding adenylate kinase (catalyzes the formation of 2 ADP from AMP and ATP) produces the protein MKVVVIAGIPGSGSTTILEHALENLDYININYGDAMLQIAQAKGIVEDRDELRMLSPDVQKEIQKSAAKSIRERSKQNNIIVDTHCTIKTPAGFLPGLPKWVLEELQPDIFVLIEADADEILLRRISDTTRTRDMEMLKDINLHQEMNRSVSMAYAALTGATVKIIENHNDQLDNSVANMVETLK
- a CDS encoding 50S ribosomal protein L34e, whose translation is MPANRFRSRSYKRTFKRTPGGKTVLRYKKKKPSKHVCGECGKLLHGVPRGRPYEIKKLAKTKKRPNRPYGGYLCSECSRKLFKTEARS
- a CDS encoding 50S ribosomal protein L19e, with amino-acid sequence MNLTTQKRLAADILKVGVNRVWIDPEQIEEVSRAITRESVKQLIDNKVIRAKPQQGISSYRSKKIAQQKSKGRRKGRGSIKGAKGARRPKKEAWMTTIRALRKDLKQMRDDREINTTTYRKLYRMAKGGAFRSKSYMKTYARDHDLLRK
- a CDS encoding 50S ribosomal protein L18, whose protein sequence is MAHGSRYKVAFRRRREGKTDYHARLRLIDLDKSRLVVRISNNHVIAQIINVAESGDETVVSAHSKELQRLGWLAGTKNTSAAYLTGYLCAKKALSNGVEAAVLDIGLKPAIKGSKVFAALKGASDAGLHVPHGESILPDESRITGEHIAEYAKSLDEEELKKKFSQYLDKGLSPVDLPDHFEDMKKKIDEAEV
- the rpmD gene encoding 50S ribosomal protein L30, yielding MLAVVRVRGTVGVKKDIAATMDMLRLTRINHAVLINENPSYKGMLLKSKDYITWGEIDLETLTQLITKRGRVAGGDKITDEYIKENTEYSSIEEFAKAVLESEITLEDANIKQVFRLHPPRKGYEGVKTAFQEGGSLGYRKEEIRALIKKMV
- a CDS encoding 50S ribosomal protein L15, producing MIRTKRKINKMRGSRTIGGGCSKKRRGAGHRGGRGMAGSHKHRWTWIVKYDPKHFGKYGFKRPQKSVKDVIPVNLSYLDEKSEQLLEQGLAKKENDVIVIDVTDLGYNKVLGQGKITKALLVKSPEFSGLAEKKIQEAGGESVTL